The genomic stretch GCAGCTGTTCGAACACGGTGGCGTTGGACATGGGAAGCATCAAATGGTCAATGCGCCTTTTCAGATCCGCCTCTACTTCCTCAAGATCTTCGATTGTGACTTCGAGAAACTCATCCACCTCGTCGATGTGACCTTGAAGAATGTTGACCACTTGTGTGTTATCATTGGCCATCCCGTTCAGCATCAAATACACACCAAACGAGATTTGAGCAACCAGCTTGCCCAGTTCATGTTGGGTCTGGCCAGGTCGGAGCCTCCACATGGCATCAAGGGCAGGCTCATCTTTGCCTTGGTCAAGCACAGCCTCTCTGCGTCCCTGGGCGTCCAGCGCCCTCAATTTAGGCTTCTCAACCGCAATACCGCTCATGACCTCATTTAACGATTCGGCGAACGCATCCTGTAAAGCAGGAATGGGGTGAATTGGAatcgctggtggtggtggtggtggtggcggcgtcgaATCGGAATCATGCTCAATCTCGTCCACATCCACCTCAAGGTCATCGTCAGATTCGGAGTCTCGAGCATGTTGGTCATGTTCAGAGTATCGAGCAGAGCTCAAAGTGGTATTCATCGAAAGAGGCTCCTTGCTCTGATGATAGTCGGGGGAGAGCGGAGAGAGCGGAGACGACATGTTCTCAACTTCGGGCAGCAGGACAATACGAAGTCCGCCTTCGTTGAAGTCGAGCGGTGGCAGCTGGGTCGAAGTCATGGCGACGCAGATGCGATTCGA from Trichoderma atroviride chromosome 3, complete sequence encodes the following:
- a CDS encoding uncharacterized protein (EggNog:ENOG41) produces the protein MTSTQLPPLDFNEGGLRIVLLPEVENMSSPLSPLSPDYHQSKEPLSMNTTLSSARYSEHDQHARDSESDDDLEVDVDEIEHDSDSTPPPPPPPPAIPIHPIPALQDAFAESLNEVMSGIAVEKPKLRALDAQGRREAVLDQGKDEPALDAMWRLRPGQTQHELGKLVAQISFGVYLMLNGMANDNTQVVNILQGHIDEVDEFLEVTIEDLEEVEADLKRRIDHLMLPMSNATVFEQLLEDHKFRTEILQGNEKIEHILARTNVSMKQWDDDIEAGLHTSNIFINWLNENAEGTWRSGLPDVNDIFDAMSGNAEGWLIAFEKISDSAQDINSLIIRLMNIISEMEKKAGEASRRTWASIAPPHV